A DNA window from Amycolatopsis sp. DSM 110486 contains the following coding sequences:
- a CDS encoding STAS domain-containing protein, which translates to MPTRSIGVEPLRLSVERPDRDLVMVRVAGDLDAASAPRLRELLDARLRSAVPAVLLDISTVTFLGTAGLSTLERAHLLASERGVRFTVHVGEARQVRRALGLLPHATLLAIDEA; encoded by the coding sequence GTGCCGACCCGATCCATCGGCGTGGAACCGCTTCGGCTCTCCGTCGAACGCCCGGATCGTGACCTCGTCATGGTTCGGGTGGCCGGCGATCTGGACGCGGCCTCGGCACCACGGCTCCGGGAGCTGCTCGACGCGCGGCTGCGCAGCGCCGTGCCCGCGGTGCTGCTCGACATCTCCACGGTGACGTTCCTCGGCACAGCCGGGTTGAGTACGTTGGAACGCGCTCACCTTTTGGCCAGCGAACGCGGTGTGCGCTTCACCGTGCACGTCGGCGAAGCCCGCCAAGTCCGGCGGGCGCTGGGACTGCTCCCG
- a CDS encoding IS630 family transposase: MYVASALELRDGDRERLRAVTRSTTASAGLVQRARIVLLASDGVPNTEIAARTGSTRPTVLKWRGRYEHAGIVGLGDLPRPGRAPEIDEVSVLAETLADKGKPPAELGVTHWSSRLMATRLGISFATVARIWRKWNIQPHRIETFKFSTDPELEPKIRDVVGLYLNPPANAVVVSVDEKSQIQALDRTQLALPLRPGLPERQTHDYVRHGTTTLFAALEVATGRISADACYPRHSNVEFLAFLKRVAKAHPRVKLHIVVDNYATHKHPEIQKWLDKNTRITLHFTPTSCSWLNMVEIFFGIITRQAIRRGTFTSVSNLETAIRDFIDAYNDRAKPFTWTATDDDIITKINRKITSDTRH; this comes from the coding sequence ATGTACGTGGCCTCGGCGTTGGAGTTGCGTGATGGTGATCGGGAACGGCTTCGGGCGGTGACCAGGTCCACGACGGCTTCGGCTGGGCTTGTCCAGCGGGCCAGGATCGTGTTGCTGGCCTCCGATGGTGTTCCCAATACTGAGATCGCTGCCCGAACCGGCTCGACGAGGCCGACGGTGCTCAAGTGGCGTGGCCGCTACGAGCACGCCGGAATCGTCGGCTTGGGTGACCTGCCGCGGCCAGGGCGGGCGCCGGAGATCGACGAGGTCTCCGTGCTAGCGGAAACCTTGGCAGACAAGGGGAAACCACCGGCAGAGTTGGGGGTGACGCACTGGTCGTCACGGCTGATGGCGACTCGGCTGGGAATCTCCTTCGCGACGGTGGCGCGGATCTGGCGGAAGTGGAACATTCAGCCCCATCGGATCGAGACATTCAAGTTCTCCACCGACCCCGAACTGGAGCCCAAGATCCGCGATGTCGTGGGTCTGTATCTCAACCCTCCGGCGAACGCGGTCGTGGTCAGCGTAGACGAGAAATCCCAAATCCAAGCCCTGGACCGGACCCAGCTGGCGTTGCCGCTGCGCCCGGGACTGCCCGAACGACAAACCCACGACTACGTCCGCCACGGCACCACCACCCTCTTCGCCGCGCTGGAGGTCGCCACCGGCAGGATCAGCGCCGACGCCTGCTATCCGCGCCACAGCAACGTCGAGTTCCTTGCCTTCCTCAAAAGAGTCGCCAAGGCCCACCCGCGGGTCAAGCTGCACATCGTGGTCGACAACTACGCCACCCACAAACACCCCGAGATCCAAAAGTGGCTGGACAAGAACACGCGGATCACCCTGCACTTCACGCCCACCAGCTGCTCCTGGCTGAACATGGTCGAAATCTTCTTCGGCATCATCACCCGCCAAGCCATCCGCCGCGGCACCTTCACCAGCGTCAGCAACCTCGAAACCGCCATCCGCGACTTCATCGACGCCTACAACGACCGCGCCAAACCCTTCACCTGGACCGCCACCGACGACGACATCATCACCAAAATCAACCGTAAAATTACTTCAGACACGCGACACTAG
- a CDS encoding DUF4383 domain-containing protein has product MSTRAPSPTSTGRSSARLAAGIVAVVFLLVGVLGFIPGVTTDYDQMGFAGHGSMAMLFGVFMVSTLHNIVHLLFGVVGLACARTSRAARLYLLVGGVVYLVLWLYGLLINYGSDANFVPFNNADNWLHLGLGIGMIALGLLTGREAHGVPAPHATDGPRAR; this is encoded by the coding sequence ATGTCGACACGCGCACCTTCACCCACTTCCACCGGACGGTCGTCCGCCCGGCTCGCCGCCGGCATCGTCGCCGTCGTTTTCCTGCTGGTCGGCGTGCTCGGGTTCATCCCCGGCGTCACGACCGACTACGACCAGATGGGCTTCGCCGGGCACGGCTCGATGGCCATGCTCTTCGGCGTGTTCATGGTCTCCACCCTGCACAACATCGTGCACTTGCTCTTCGGCGTCGTCGGCCTGGCGTGCGCCCGCACCTCACGCGCGGCCCGGCTGTACCTCCTCGTCGGCGGAGTCGTGTACCTCGTGCTGTGGCTCTACGGCCTGCTCATCAACTACGGCAGCGACGCCAACTTCGTCCCGTTCAACAACGCGGACAACTGGCTGCACCTGGGTCTCGGCATCGGCATGATCGCCCTCGGCCTTCTCACCGGCCGCGAGGCACACGGTGTCCCCGCACCGCACGCCACCGACGGGCCCCGCGCCCGCTAG
- a CDS encoding VOC family protein, with product MRSSSPVERRPRVHLDLFVDTSDEQRAEVERLVALGAQQVDGTATRRIPTSWSSPTPTGTCSAS from the coding sequence ATGCGAAGTTCCTCGCCGGTCGAGCGGCGCCCCCGTGTGCATCTCGACCTCTTCGTGGACACCTCCGACGAACAACGGGCCGAAGTTGAACGCCTGGTCGCGCTGGGTGCCCAGCAGGTCGATGGGACAGCTACCCGCCGGATCCCGACTTCGTGGTCCTCGCCGACCCCGACGGGAACGTGTTCTGCGTCGTAG
- a CDS encoding DUF6098 family protein: protein MTRIGTDLPTVSDLVDLARLFETEGGDNLYVRWSRGPDADLADDHRAPTSLDGLTGISLPGLSANPLRTESWWRDRSIRLWLARRLYDYEHLRDLRGPGVRPWVLRGREIARGPDNEPLVVDAQPLAWVADTVLREARHLVDEQGSREWGPMDRHARR from the coding sequence ATGACTCGCATCGGCACGGATCTGCCCACGGTCTCCGACCTCGTGGACCTGGCCCGCCTGTTCGAGACCGAAGGCGGCGACAATCTGTACGTGCGCTGGTCGCGGGGCCCCGACGCCGACCTCGCCGACGACCACCGCGCCCCGACGAGCCTTGACGGGCTCACCGGCATCTCGCTGCCGGGCCTGTCGGCGAACCCGCTGCGGACGGAGTCCTGGTGGCGTGACCGTTCCATACGGCTGTGGCTCGCGCGCCGACTGTACGACTACGAGCACCTGCGCGACCTGCGCGGCCCCGGCGTCCGCCCGTGGGTGCTGCGGGGCCGCGAGATTGCCCGCGGCCCCGACAATGAGCCCCTGGTCGTCGACGCCCAGCCGCTGGCCTGGGTGGCCGATACCGTGCTGCGCGAGGCGCGGCACCTGGTGGACGAGCAAGGTTCCCGCGAGTGGGGTCCGATGGACCGCCACGCCCGGCGCTGA
- a CDS encoding MarR family winged helix-turn-helix transcriptional regulator has translation MQSRTANLLGATALAVTDRVLMDAHHAVGVSASGAAALVVVSAGPGLSVTELGRRVGLSQSAAARMVDSLEQSRLLERLPRQGREVTVELTPEGRRAAHTLLEARGTGLSGLIEVLSEHEQDQFADLLGKLLARLYDDVGSAELLCRLCDRASCTRGAVCPVGQAERDRGS, from the coding sequence ATGCAATCAAGAACGGCGAATCTGCTGGGCGCGACCGCGCTGGCGGTGACCGACAGGGTGTTGATGGACGCGCACCACGCGGTGGGCGTCAGCGCCAGCGGCGCGGCTGCCCTGGTGGTCGTCTCGGCCGGCCCGGGGTTGAGTGTGACCGAACTGGGCCGCCGGGTGGGGCTGAGCCAGTCCGCGGCAGCCCGCATGGTCGACTCGCTGGAGCAGAGCCGATTGCTGGAACGCCTCCCTCGCCAAGGCCGGGAGGTGACCGTGGAGCTCACCCCAGAGGGCCGGCGCGCGGCGCACACCCTGCTGGAGGCCCGCGGAACTGGGCTGAGCGGCTTGATCGAAGTGCTCAGCGAGCACGAGCAGGACCAGTTCGCCGACCTGCTGGGCAAACTGCTGGCTCGCCTGTACGACGACGTGGGCAGCGCCGAGCTGTTGTGCCGGCTGTGTGATCGGGCCAGCTGCACCCGCGGCGCAGTGTGCCCCGTCGGGCAAGCCGAGCGGGACCGAGGGAGCTGA
- a CDS encoding DUF6766 family protein, with translation MTWLRTLLRNNGLSLAFGALFLLSLVGQAWSGLVEFNDQQLAHGAQTVGMGDYLTSSSFAVDVAENWQSEYLQFFLYVFATVWLVQRGSPESKASHKIGPESDRDQLLGAHVRAGSPRWAKAGGWRTTVFSRSLGLVMGTIFLLSLLAQSIAGVSAYNAEQLSDFGDPVSWGEYLLSADFWNRTLQNWQSEFLAIGCMAIFSVYLRQRGSPESKPVGAEHHVTDESG, from the coding sequence ATGACCTGGCTGCGGACCCTGCTGCGCAACAACGGCCTCTCACTCGCGTTCGGCGCGTTGTTCCTGCTCAGCCTGGTCGGGCAAGCGTGGTCCGGCCTCGTCGAGTTCAACGACCAGCAGCTCGCCCACGGTGCCCAGACCGTCGGGATGGGCGACTACCTCACCTCCTCCTCGTTCGCGGTCGACGTCGCCGAGAACTGGCAGTCCGAATACCTGCAATTCTTCCTGTACGTCTTCGCCACCGTCTGGCTCGTGCAGCGCGGCTCTCCCGAGTCGAAGGCATCGCACAAGATCGGCCCGGAATCCGACCGGGACCAGCTACTCGGCGCTCACGTCCGCGCCGGATCTCCTCGATGGGCCAAGGCCGGAGGCTGGCGGACAACGGTGTTCTCCCGCTCGCTCGGCCTGGTCATGGGGACCATCTTCCTGCTTTCCTTGCTGGCCCAGTCGATCGCCGGCGTCAGCGCCTACAACGCCGAACAGCTCAGCGACTTCGGTGACCCAGTCAGCTGGGGCGAATACCTGCTCTCCGCCGACTTCTGGAACCGCACCCTGCAAAACTGGCAATCGGAATTCCTCGCCATCGGCTGCATGGCGATCTTCAGCGTCTACCTCCGCCAACGCGGCTCGCCCGAATCGAAACCCGTCGGCGCCGAACACCACGTCACCGACGAGTCAGGCTGA
- a CDS encoding DUF6292 family protein, protein MKPEPTYREELLLRHYIESVAQQVGVEATAVLCECGTPSTAYVALADTSRAWPGRLLMLAWSSDDGWRLALEPESGEPPVIVAAWPEPVRPAPARVARRLQNELRTRAQSAATVAPTPSEIAAHPTRQPELASTPISQ, encoded by the coding sequence GTGAAACCGGAGCCCACGTATCGAGAAGAACTGCTGCTGCGCCACTACATAGAGTCGGTCGCCCAGCAGGTGGGAGTGGAAGCGACCGCGGTGCTGTGCGAGTGCGGCACGCCCTCGACCGCATACGTCGCGCTCGCCGACACGTCACGCGCGTGGCCCGGGCGGCTGCTGATGCTCGCGTGGAGCAGTGACGACGGCTGGCGGCTGGCGCTCGAACCCGAAAGCGGTGAACCGCCTGTGATCGTTGCCGCGTGGCCGGAACCAGTCCGCCCGGCCCCGGCACGGGTCGCGCGCCGCCTCCAGAACGAGCTGCGAACGCGGGCGCAGTCAGCCGCGACGGTGGCGCCAACGCCGTCGGAAATTGCGGCCCACCCGACGCGGCAGCCGGAACTTGCCTCCACGCCGATCAGTCAGTGA
- a CDS encoding VOC family protein — MIAGALSDHADGSGHALGLMYSESPVEEYPRLHLDLLADTAEEQLAEIERLVELGAHQVDWNNYPAEADFVVLADPDGNRFCVVDLSKAPSGS, encoded by the coding sequence GTGATCGCTGGCGCACTCTCCGACCACGCGGACGGTTCCGGCCATGCGCTGGGCCTCATGTACAGCGAGTCGCCCGTGGAAGAATATCCTCGGCTGCATCTCGACCTTCTGGCCGACACCGCGGAGGAGCAGCTCGCCGAGATCGAGCGACTGGTCGAGCTGGGCGCGCACCAGGTCGACTGGAACAACTATCCGGCCGAAGCGGACTTCGTCGTCCTCGCCGACCCGGACGGCAACCGCTTCTGCGTCGTCGACCTGAGCAAAGCTCCCTCAGGCAGCTGA
- a CDS encoding DUF6098 family protein gives MRPWVLRGTEVARGPDNEPLVRCDEPLFGRGHRAA, from the coding sequence GTGCGCCCATGGGTTCTGCGTGGCACGGAAGTCGCGCGTGGACCGGATAACGAGCCGCTCGTACGCTGCGACGAACCGCTGTTTGGTCGCGGACACCGTGCTGCGTGA
- a CDS encoding TIGR03557 family F420-dependent LLM class oxidoreductase, which produces MTSIGYFLSCEQYGPRELVAQARAAERAGFERLWISDHFHPWHDQQGQSPFVWSVIGALSEAVSLPVTTAVTCPTVRIHPAVIAQAAATAAVQLDGGFVLGVGSGEALNEHILGDPWPSAGQRLAMLEEAVEVIRLLHSAGARGEQVSYQGTYYEVQEARIYTVLDEPVSIYVSGFGPQATQLAGRIGDGYCTVLPDADLIRAFRESGGGDKPVQAGMKVAWGPDADVALDEAHRLWANDVLPGQLGQVLPRPQDFEAVTKLVPRDDVREAIVCGDDPKAHLDRVRQYVEAGADEIYVQQIGPDHEGFFQGWEEHVLPAFR; this is translated from the coding sequence ATGACATCGATCGGCTACTTCCTTTCCTGCGAGCAGTACGGTCCGCGTGAACTCGTGGCCCAGGCACGCGCGGCCGAACGCGCGGGGTTCGAGCGGTTGTGGATCTCGGATCACTTTCACCCGTGGCACGACCAGCAGGGCCAGAGTCCGTTCGTGTGGTCGGTGATCGGGGCTTTGTCGGAAGCGGTGTCGCTGCCGGTGACGACCGCTGTGACGTGTCCGACCGTGCGAATTCACCCAGCGGTGATTGCCCAGGCTGCCGCGACCGCTGCCGTTCAGCTGGATGGCGGCTTCGTGCTTGGCGTCGGGTCCGGGGAGGCCCTGAACGAGCACATCCTCGGCGACCCGTGGCCGTCGGCGGGACAGCGGCTGGCCATGCTCGAAGAGGCGGTCGAGGTCATCAGGCTGTTGCACTCGGCGGGCGCGCGCGGTGAGCAGGTGAGCTATCAGGGGACGTACTACGAGGTGCAGGAGGCGAGGATCTACACGGTGCTGGATGAGCCAGTGTCGATCTACGTGTCGGGGTTCGGGCCGCAAGCTACCCAGCTCGCCGGGCGGATCGGTGACGGCTACTGCACGGTGCTCCCGGACGCGGACCTGATCCGCGCCTTCCGAGAGTCCGGCGGTGGCGACAAGCCGGTGCAGGCCGGGATGAAGGTCGCGTGGGGTCCGGACGCCGACGTGGCGCTCGACGAAGCGCATCGTCTGTGGGCCAACGACGTCCTGCCGGGTCAGCTGGGCCAGGTTTTGCCGCGGCCACAGGACTTCGAGGCTGTCACGAAGCTGGTGCCGCGTGATGATGTCCGTGAAGCGATCGTGTGCGGGGACGATCCGAAGGCGCACCTCGATCGGGTACGACAGTATGTCGAGGCCGGGGCGGACGAGATCTACGTTCAGCAGATCGGTCCCGATCACGAGGGGTTCTTCCAGGGCTGGGAGGAGCACGTTCTGCCGGCGTTCCGTTGA